From Armatimonadota bacterium, a single genomic window includes:
- a CDS encoding exo-alpha-sialidase, translated as MPKVRVLVGTKKGAFICTSEDRKSWNIEGPIFGGWEIYHMKGSPVDPNRIYCSQTSSWFGQVIQRSDDGGKTWNTPGSTEAERMTEWGFPGGESNRFVYDGVAGTHKTFDGTEVPWVFKRVWHLEPSLDNPDVCYAGVEDAAIFITRDAGKTWTEMSGLRKHTTGKDWQPGAGGMCLHTILIDPKNPKRMYVAISAAGAFRTDDGGETWKPINKGLKSNFMPDEEAEVGHCVHRIAFHPSNPDKLYMQKHWDIMVSDNAGDLWVEKSDGLPSDFGFPIDVHAHEPETIYVVPIFSDSEHFVPEGKLRVYRSKTGGNNWEPLTNGLPQENCYVNVLREAMAVDRMLECGVYFGTTSGEVYCSPDGGDHWHAIGEHFPGVLSVEVQTLD; from the coding sequence ATGCCAAAAGTCAGAGTTCTCGTGGGCACCAAGAAGGGCGCCTTCATCTGCACCTCGGAAGACAGGAAGAGCTGGAACATTGAGGGGCCCATCTTCGGCGGCTGGGAGATCTATCACATGAAGGGCTCACCGGTCGACCCAAACCGCATCTACTGCTCGCAGACGAGCAGCTGGTTCGGCCAGGTGATTCAGCGCTCGGACGATGGCGGCAAGACCTGGAACACGCCCGGCAGCACGGAGGCCGAGCGCATGACCGAATGGGGCTTCCCAGGCGGCGAAAGCAACCGGTTCGTCTACGATGGCGTTGCCGGCACCCACAAGACCTTCGACGGTACCGAGGTGCCCTGGGTCTTCAAGCGCGTCTGGCATTTGGAGCCTTCGCTTGACAACCCCGACGTCTGTTACGCGGGGGTTGAGGACGCGGCGATCTTCATCACTCGCGATGCGGGCAAGACCTGGACGGAGATGAGCGGCCTTCGCAAGCACACGACCGGCAAAGATTGGCAGCCCGGCGCGGGCGGCATGTGCCTGCACACGATCCTCATCGACCCCAAGAACCCGAAGCGGATGTATGTCGCGATCTCGGCGGCAGGGGCCTTCCGCACCGACGATGGCGGCGAGACCTGGAAGCCGATCAACAAGGGCCTGAAGTCCAATTTCATGCCGGATGAAGAGGCCGAGGTGGGCCATTGTGTCCACCGAATCGCCTTTCACCCGTCGAACCCCGACAAGCTCTATATGCAGAAGCACTGGGACATCATGGTCTCGGACAACGCGGGCGACCTCTGGGTCGAAAAGAGCGACGGCCTGCCCAGCGACTTTGGGTTCCCGATCGACGTGCACGCCCACGAGCCAGAGACCATTTACGTGGTCCCGATCTTCAGCGATTCCGAGCACTTCGTGCCTGAGGGCAAGCTCAGGGTCTATCGCAGCAAAACCGGCGGCAACAACTGGGAGCCGCTCACGAACGGTCTGCCCCAAGAGAACTGCTATGTGAACGTGCTGCGCGAGGCGATGGCGGTGGACCGCATGCTCGAATGCGGCGTGTACTTTGGCACGACCAGCGGCGAGGTCTATTGCTCGCCGGATGGCGGCGACCATTGGCACGCGATCGGCGAGCACTTCCCTGGCGTCTTGAGCGTGGAAGTTCAGACGCTCGACTGA
- a CDS encoding amphi-Trp domain-containing protein, with amino-acid sequence MTNRTPPIQRDVESVRSVSQFVAALRKLADSLEQGKPHALQVSGERILVPASASLSIEHERSETEEELEFQMKWPVAASDIGSSEEAA; translated from the coding sequence ATGACAAACAGGACACCGCCGATTCAGCGCGACGTGGAAAGCGTGCGCTCCGTTTCGCAGTTCGTAGCGGCCCTGCGCAAGCTGGCAGACAGCCTGGAGCAGGGTAAGCCACACGCACTCCAAGTCTCAGGTGAACGCATTCTGGTGCCGGCAAGCGCGTCGCTCAGCATCGAGCACGAGCGGAGCGAGACCGAGGAGGAGCTTGAGTTCCAGATGAAATGGCCCGTTGCGGCGTCCGACATCGGATCGTCAGAGGAGGCTGCCTGA
- the lipB gene encoding lipoyl(octanoyl) transferase LipB produces the protein MTGRWTNLGRMPYAACTELQKRVMAGVIAGDLPDTLLFVEHDPPVFSLGASFHDENLLLPVEEYRKLGFDVEPTERGGDVTFHGPDQLVAYPIFHLDLVGKDLHKWLRELEEAVIVALRDWSLEGYRFPPHTGVWVNGAKVCAIGIKVRKWVSMHGIALNVCNDLSPFDLIVPCGIKGYGVTSIERESGSSVTLADSRRAFTDAFREVFGISFEEQSREALLARLSDRGL, from the coding sequence GTGACGGGCCGCTGGACCAACCTCGGACGGATGCCCTATGCCGCCTGCACGGAGCTGCAGAAGCGAGTCATGGCGGGTGTCATCGCCGGCGATTTGCCCGACACCCTTCTCTTCGTCGAGCACGATCCGCCTGTGTTCTCTCTCGGAGCGAGCTTCCACGACGAAAACCTCCTCCTGCCGGTGGAGGAGTACCGCAAGCTGGGATTCGACGTCGAGCCCACCGAGCGCGGCGGCGACGTGACCTTTCACGGCCCGGACCAACTCGTCGCCTATCCCATCTTCCACCTCGACCTCGTCGGCAAAGACCTCCACAAATGGCTTCGAGAACTTGAAGAGGCCGTGATCGTGGCGCTTAGGGACTGGAGCCTCGAAGGCTACCGATTCCCGCCCCACACAGGTGTGTGGGTGAACGGCGCGAAGGTCTGCGCGATCGGCATCAAGGTGCGCAAGTGGGTCAGCATGCACGGCATCGCGCTGAACGTCTGCAACGACCTGTCGCCGTTCGACTTGATCGTGCCTTGCGGGATCAAAGGGTACGGCGTGACCAGCATCGAACGGGAATCAGGTTCGTCCGTAACGCTGGCAGATTCGAGACGGGCTTTCACGGACGCTTTTCGGGAGGTATTCGGGATTTCCTTCGAAGAGCAAAGTCGGGAAGCGCTGTTGGCGCGTCTTTCGGATCGGGGGCTTTAG
- a CDS encoding amidohydrolase family protein, whose protein sequence is MNPIRGWVEETPLVDTHEHLIEEEQRLEGKLDGIFPCDDWTYLFWHYFADDLASAGMPEEEKKRLFDPATSTDKKAALLLPWWERAKLTGYGQAVRLTLQGLYGEDDLTAESAPRIAEKYREWIRPGFYREILKDKCGLDHCQVNSLQTLFMESSQPDLLRQDLSILSLSTSLDRDFVEGEGARCLDDWLGVIERKFRKFGPKAVAVKSQCAYERGLDFGEPDQAAAERVFVRWVQGESLSPEDRKPLEDFLFDACVRKATEVGLPVKLHTGTMAGYGYMPLERVRRNASDLCSLLQRHREARFVLMHIGFPYQHEMIALAKHYANVYIDMCWAWILSPRACVSFLKEYMLAAPASKLFTFGGDYITVETVYGHSRIARMGIAQAVSEMVQEGWLRLEEAKPLIERIMNGNAREAFPNPASS, encoded by the coding sequence TTGAACCCAATTCGAGGCTGGGTCGAAGAGACCCCGCTCGTGGATACCCACGAGCACCTGATCGAAGAGGAGCAGCGACTGGAAGGCAAGCTTGACGGCATCTTCCCTTGCGACGACTGGACCTACCTCTTCTGGCATTACTTTGCCGACGATCTGGCCAGCGCCGGAATGCCCGAAGAGGAGAAGAAGCGGCTCTTCGATCCAGCAACGTCGACCGACAAGAAAGCGGCCCTGCTCCTTCCCTGGTGGGAGCGTGCCAAGCTCACCGGGTACGGCCAAGCCGTCCGCCTCACGCTTCAGGGGCTTTACGGCGAGGATGACCTGACGGCCGAAAGCGCCCCGCGCATCGCTGAGAAGTACCGCGAGTGGATCCGGCCCGGGTTCTATCGAGAAATCCTTAAGGACAAATGCGGCTTGGACCATTGCCAGGTGAACTCCCTCCAGACGCTGTTCATGGAATCGAGCCAGCCGGACCTGCTGCGCCAAGACCTGAGCATCCTCTCGTTGAGCACCAGCTTGGACCGGGACTTTGTCGAGGGGGAGGGAGCGCGCTGTCTCGATGACTGGCTCGGGGTCATCGAGCGCAAGTTCCGGAAGTTCGGCCCGAAGGCGGTCGCGGTCAAAAGTCAGTGCGCCTATGAGCGCGGTCTTGATTTCGGGGAGCCCGACCAAGCCGCAGCCGAGCGGGTCTTCGTGCGATGGGTGCAAGGCGAATCGTTGTCGCCCGAGGATCGCAAGCCGCTGGAGGATTTTCTCTTCGACGCCTGCGTGCGAAAGGCCACGGAGGTCGGCCTTCCTGTAAAACTGCACACCGGGACGATGGCAGGCTACGGGTACATGCCTCTGGAGCGAGTGCGCAGAAACGCCTCGGACCTCTGCTCACTTTTGCAGCGGCACCGAGAGGCTCGTTTTGTGCTGATGCACATCGGCTTTCCCTACCAGCACGAGATGATCGCGCTGGCCAAGCACTACGCCAACGTGTACATCGACATGTGCTGGGCGTGGATCCTGTCGCCGAGAGCCTGCGTGAGCTTCCTCAAGGAGTACATGCTGGCCGCCCCGGCGAGCAAGCTGTTCACTTTTGGCGGCGATTACATCACCGTGGAAACCGTCTATGGCCACAGTCGCATCGCACGCATGGGCATCGCGCAGGCCGTTTCGGAGATGGTTCAAGAGGGCTGGCTGAGGCTTGAGGAAGCGAAGCCGCTGATCGAGAGGATCATGAACGGGAATGCGAGGGAGGCGTTCCCAAATCCCGCATCGAGCTAA
- a CDS encoding ribonuclease HII, with protein MGKEALLHQTGIAGIDEAGRGPLAGPVVAACVMLPPEFDVEGLNDSKQLDALTREVLAHRIRAEAKWSLAVVDHDVIDRINILRATFQAMARAFADLSVLPLKVLVDGNKLPPGLPECAEAVVKGDGKVAAIAAASILAKVERDRIMCAYGKLYPEYGFERHFGYGTPDHLEAIAHHGPCPIHRRSFHPLRPEDQLSLSFEFAT; from the coding sequence ATGGGCAAGGAGGCGCTGCTACACCAAACGGGGATCGCCGGTATCGACGAGGCCGGACGAGGGCCGCTTGCCGGGCCGGTCGTCGCGGCGTGCGTCATGCTCCCGCCGGAATTCGATGTCGAGGGCCTGAACGACTCCAAGCAGCTCGACGCCCTGACGCGCGAAGTGCTCGCCCATAGGATCCGCGCGGAGGCCAAGTGGAGCCTCGCCGTCGTGGACCACGACGTGATCGACCGCATCAACATCTTGCGTGCAACGTTTCAGGCGATGGCGCGCGCCTTTGCCGATCTCTCGGTGCTTCCGCTGAAGGTGCTGGTGGACGGCAACAAACTCCCGCCAGGCCTCCCGGAATGCGCTGAGGCGGTGGTGAAAGGGGACGGGAAGGTGGCCGCCATTGCCGCCGCCTCGATCCTCGCCAAAGTCGAGCGCGACCGGATCATGTGCGCCTACGGCAAGCTCTACCCCGAATATGGATTTGAACGGCACTTCGGGTACGGCACGCCGGACCACCTGGAAGCCATCGCCCACCACGGACCCTGCCCCATCCACCGGCGGTCGTTCCACCCCTTGAGGCCCGAAGACCAGCTCTCGCTGAGCTTCGAGTTCGCCACATGA
- a CDS encoding tyrosine--tRNA ligase: protein MTVDEQIAILKRGAAEIISEEELRTKLAKGRPLRVKLGVDPTARDVTLGWAVVLRKLRDFQRLGHTACLVIGDFTAMIGDPSGKSKTRKQLSREEVLHNVEGVKSQFDKILDVEKAEIRPNSEWLGAMGFEDVLRLCGKVTVARIMERDDFTKRWNAHQAIGMHELMYPLLQGTDSVALEADVELGGTDQKFNNLMGRQLQEANGQEAQVVLLMPLLVGLDGKEKMSQSLGNYVSIVDEPNEMFGKVMSIPDEFTDDDAQAALPEAKRRCSMIRNWFELCTDVPMNEVEAMLGPEMNPRDAKVRLAREIVALYHGPGAADAAVRYFNETFSKREQPVDAPEAAIPAELIEEGQVSLAHLIATLALAKSNGAARDLIKAGAVSIEGEKFTDPFGKAAVDDLKGKVLKVGKHQFRRLA from the coding sequence ATGACCGTCGACGAACAGATCGCCATCCTTAAGCGCGGGGCAGCCGAGATCATCAGCGAAGAGGAGCTGAGGACCAAGCTCGCCAAGGGCAGGCCGCTGCGCGTCAAGCTGGGAGTCGACCCCACCGCGCGCGACGTCACCCTCGGCTGGGCCGTGGTCCTGCGCAAATTGCGCGACTTCCAGCGTCTCGGCCACACCGCTTGCCTTGTCATCGGCGACTTCACCGCCATGATCGGCGATCCCAGCGGCAAGAGCAAGACCCGCAAGCAGCTCAGCCGCGAGGAGGTCCTTCACAACGTCGAGGGCGTGAAGTCTCAGTTCGACAAGATCCTGGACGTCGAGAAGGCCGAGATCCGGCCAAACAGCGAGTGGCTCGGCGCCATGGGCTTCGAGGACGTCCTGCGGCTCTGCGGCAAGGTCACGGTCGCCCGCATCATGGAGCGCGACGACTTCACCAAACGCTGGAACGCCCACCAGGCCATAGGGATGCACGAACTGATGTACCCCTTACTCCAAGGCACCGATTCTGTGGCCCTTGAGGCGGATGTGGAGCTCGGCGGCACGGACCAGAAGTTCAACAACCTCATGGGCCGCCAGCTTCAGGAGGCGAACGGCCAGGAGGCGCAGGTCGTGCTGCTCATGCCGCTCCTGGTCGGTCTGGACGGCAAAGAAAAGATGTCCCAGTCGCTGGGCAACTACGTTTCCATCGTGGATGAGCCAAACGAGATGTTCGGCAAGGTGATGAGCATTCCGGATGAGTTCACGGACGACGATGCCCAGGCCGCGCTGCCGGAAGCCAAGCGGCGCTGCTCCATGATCAGGAACTGGTTCGAGCTTTGCACCGATGTGCCCATGAACGAGGTCGAGGCGATGCTCGGCCCGGAAATGAACCCGCGCGACGCCAAGGTCCGCCTGGCGCGGGAGATCGTGGCGCTGTATCACGGCCCGGGGGCTGCCGATGCAGCGGTGCGCTACTTCAACGAGACCTTTTCGAAGCGCGAGCAGCCGGTGGATGCGCCCGAGGCGGCGATCCCGGCCGAACTGATCGAGGAAGGCCAAGTTTCTTTGGCTCACTTGATCGCAACGCTGGCGTTGGCCAAATCGAACGGCGCGGCCCGCGACCTCATCAAGGCGGGTGCGGTCTCGATCGAGGGGGAGAAGTTCACCGACCCCTTCGGCAAGGCGGCCGTGGACGACCTGAAGGGCAAGGTCCTCAAGGTCGGCAAGCACCAGTTTCGGAGGCTTGCATGA
- a CDS encoding tetratricopeptide repeat protein, translating to MMGGQKQTRRRAVRLTVEALERMNHALVGVWDRDEREGKLTQEVRAELMGISLASANRVAARQGVDRATLILAFRSLGLVWSDSYCEFVERPDPGQPPMGGTEQVALSKTRTSRRRRWLILSVAAIVVCCTAVCFPLFVVPAIGAAVKNQNEWAVYIPLDDGTKRFHRGDFEGARTQIAKAVQIARRHELVAPLACAVRMAGDIAAAQGDFQEAKANYVQALELRRTLKDDVSQPAILEALGDIETKSGDLTSAEAHLRGSLEGYRRLKDRGGIAMASRDLGTLFFERGNLDAASSWFKASMQSLKGLHGGDMETDIHARQALVLRERGLFDDARAILASCLTYWRGKSHPRWVAQTEFQLGTVEVAAGNNGAAVQYFVRSRRGFSQFGDRAGQSACETWLERIRSSNRTAIARFPSGNNDNIRQAGRFTADP from the coding sequence ATGATGGGCGGCCAGAAGCAGACGAGGAGAAGAGCGGTCAGGCTCACCGTAGAGGCCCTGGAGCGGATGAACCACGCGCTTGTCGGCGTGTGGGACAGGGACGAACGTGAAGGCAAGCTGACACAAGAGGTTCGCGCCGAGTTAATGGGGATCAGCCTGGCAAGTGCGAACAGAGTGGCCGCCAGGCAAGGGGTGGACCGGGCAACCCTCATCCTTGCTTTCAGGAGCCTTGGCCTCGTGTGGAGCGACTCCTATTGTGAGTTTGTCGAGCGGCCTGATCCGGGCCAGCCCCCAATGGGCGGCACCGAACAAGTGGCGCTTTCCAAGACGCGCACGTCTCGCCGTCGCCGATGGTTGATTCTATCCGTGGCGGCCATTGTCGTCTGTTGCACTGCGGTGTGTTTTCCGCTGTTCGTTGTTCCGGCGATCGGAGCGGCGGTCAAGAACCAGAATGAGTGGGCTGTGTATATCCCCCTCGACGATGGAACCAAGAGGTTCCATCGGGGCGACTTCGAAGGAGCGCGCACCCAAATCGCGAAAGCCGTACAGATTGCTCGCAGGCACGAACTGGTGGCTCCCTTGGCATGCGCGGTGCGGATGGCCGGCGACATCGCCGCGGCCCAGGGTGATTTTCAGGAGGCGAAGGCCAACTACGTCCAGGCGTTGGAGCTACGACGAACGCTAAAGGACGATGTCTCTCAGCCCGCAATCCTCGAGGCTCTCGGAGACATCGAGACTAAGTCTGGAGACCTGACGAGCGCCGAGGCCCACCTAAGGGGATCGCTCGAAGGATACCGACGCCTCAAGGACCGGGGCGGAATAGCGATGGCGTCTCGCGATCTTGGAACCCTGTTCTTTGAGCGAGGCAACCTTGACGCCGCGTCAAGTTGGTTCAAAGCGAGCATGCAGTCCCTAAAGGGGTTGCATGGTGGCGATATGGAGACCGATATTCACGCACGGCAAGCCCTTGTCTTAAGAGAGAGGGGTCTGTTTGATGACGCTAGGGCCATCTTGGCATCCTGCCTGACCTATTGGCGGGGCAAATCCCACCCTCGTTGGGTTGCTCAAACGGAGTTCCAGCTTGGGACGGTTGAGGTTGCTGCCGGCAACAATGGAGCAGCCGTGCAGTACTTTGTTCGGAGCCGCAGAGGATTCTCCCAGTTTGGGGATCGAGCCGGCCAATCTGCTTGTGAGACGTGGCTTGAGCGAATTCGGAGTTCCAATCGAACGGCCATTGCTCGCTTTCCAAGCGGGAACAATGACAATATCCGCCAGGCCGGCAGGTTCACCGCTGATCCCTAA
- a CDS encoding PEP-CTERM sorting domain-containing protein, with product MKSILSIALVCVACLSSATVLTFSDLGKPDGSGGSTALVNYDAIDQGYGDNVTGSGGFPSGSYLMGNGWTPNVTASYDTVDGTGASVENWVEYWDTGYGDLVDVAYAGISGYYARITLTPDSGNTVTINSFDLAGWPTSDLTADAIHILNASGTEVWSASSMNVEGNAGHTSFSPGISSSGALTIEWGTNWNIGIDNVNFDQGLVPEPASLAVLGLGTLAMIRRKRNR from the coding sequence ATGAAGTCAATTTTGAGCATTGCGCTCGTATGCGTTGCATGCCTGTCTAGTGCGACTGTTCTGACGTTTTCCGACCTGGGAAAGCCGGATGGTTCAGGTGGCAGCACCGCCCTTGTGAACTATGACGCGATTGACCAAGGCTACGGAGACAATGTCACCGGGTCGGGAGGTTTCCCTTCGGGTTCGTACCTCATGGGGAACGGCTGGACGCCAAACGTGACGGCCTCGTATGACACGGTTGACGGCACCGGTGCGAGCGTTGAGAACTGGGTGGAATACTGGGACACCGGTTACGGGGACCTCGTGGACGTCGCCTATGCCGGCATCAGTGGCTACTATGCGCGAATTACGCTTACCCCTGATTCCGGCAACACGGTGACCATCAACAGCTTTGACCTAGCGGGGTGGCCGACTTCTGACCTGACGGCGGATGCAATTCATATCCTGAATGCCTCAGGCACAGAAGTGTGGAGCGCTTCTAGCATGAATGTTGAGGGTAACGCGGGCCACACGTCCTTTTCTCCTGGCATCTCGTCTTCCGGAGCGTTGACCATCGAGTGGGGAACCAACTGGAACATCGGCATCGACAACGTCAACTTTGATCAGGGTCTGGTACCTGAGCCCGCCAGCTTGGCTGTTCTGGGTCTGGGAACGCTGGCGATGATTCGAAGGAAGCGCAACCGTTAG
- a CDS encoding beta-lactamase family protein: protein MTSAAARVFTWRHLAGYLSLGLALMSWSQGNPPLAERIQARVQAKLETFQKESGFPGAVFGWALANGKSGAVAYGLADRDTGAKMRPESRMLAGSAGKTFFAAWILRLVEEGKLDLDKPIATWIGQEPWFDRLPNAQSITLRHLLRHQSGIREHVYNNGLVAKLRAEPDKVWSPQELIGYMLDTKPSFEIGKGWSYADANFVVAAFTAEKATGRAAYREIERLFLKPFGLVNTSPSDRRDLPGLVQGHVTSGASFTGGPKSIEGGKMVINPQFEWAGGGFLSNAQDLARWTQALFSGRVLNGAMSMAQKEGVPASTGAGPGEQYGLGAQIFESPGGKSFGHGGFFPGYLTEMELLPSGVAVAIQFNADGGRELLRHRRRYLHELAAIVEEELKLSTERAR, encoded by the coding sequence ATGACCTCCGCCGCAGCCCGAGTCTTCACTTGGCGTCATCTCGCTGGATATCTCAGCCTTGGCCTCGCCCTAATGTCGTGGTCTCAAGGCAACCCACCCTTGGCCGAGCGGATTCAGGCGCGAGTTCAGGCCAAGCTGGAGACCTTTCAGAAGGAGTCTGGGTTTCCGGGAGCCGTCTTCGGGTGGGCGCTCGCCAACGGCAAGAGCGGCGCCGTTGCCTACGGGCTTGCCGATCGAGACACCGGCGCCAAGATGCGTCCGGAAAGCCGAATGCTGGCGGGCAGCGCGGGAAAGACGTTCTTTGCTGCCTGGATCCTCCGACTCGTCGAGGAAGGCAAGCTCGACTTGGACAAGCCGATCGCTACCTGGATCGGCCAAGAACCCTGGTTTGACAGGCTCCCAAACGCTCAGTCCATCACGCTCAGGCACTTGCTACGCCACCAGAGCGGGATTCGCGAGCACGTCTACAACAATGGCCTCGTCGCCAAGTTGCGGGCCGAACCGGACAAGGTTTGGTCCCCGCAAGAGCTTATCGGCTACATGCTGGACACCAAGCCATCGTTCGAGATCGGCAAAGGCTGGAGCTATGCCGATGCGAACTTCGTCGTTGCGGCTTTCACGGCTGAAAAGGCGACGGGAAGGGCAGCCTACCGCGAGATCGAGAGGCTGTTTTTGAAGCCATTCGGCTTGGTGAACACGAGCCCCTCAGATCGTCGGGACCTTCCGGGGTTGGTGCAGGGCCACGTTACGTCGGGCGCATCATTCACCGGGGGGCCCAAGTCTATCGAGGGGGGAAAGATGGTCATCAATCCCCAGTTCGAATGGGCAGGGGGCGGATTTCTATCCAATGCCCAAGATCTCGCGCGCTGGACGCAAGCGCTGTTCAGCGGCAGGGTGCTGAATGGCGCGATGTCTATGGCGCAGAAGGAAGGCGTGCCGGCGTCGACCGGCGCCGGCCCCGGAGAGCAGTATGGACTTGGGGCCCAGATCTTCGAATCGCCTGGCGGCAAAAGCTTTGGCCACGGAGGCTTTTTCCCGGGCTATTTGACCGAAATGGAACTGCTGCCCAGCGGGGTCGCCGTCGCGATCCAGTTCAACGCGGACGGTGGGCGTGAACTGCTTCGCCATAGACGCCGCTACCTTCATGAACTGGCCGCCATCGTTGAGGAAGAGCTGAAGCTTTCAACGGAGAGAGCTCGCTGA
- a CDS encoding zf-TFIIB domain-containing protein — MLCPKCHDQIMVIVERSGVEIEYCPGCRGVFLDRGELEKLIVQADPHIGAPAGFRPVSEQTVVRDSDRHERSGGYRDDGRREGQRRREDDDDDDYRDRKKRRGGFLSEIFDFD; from the coding sequence ATGCTGTGTCCGAAATGCCACGACCAGATCATGGTCATCGTCGAGCGCAGCGGGGTCGAGATCGAGTACTGCCCGGGATGCCGGGGCGTGTTCCTCGACCGCGGTGAACTGGAGAAACTGATCGTTCAGGCAGATCCTCACATCGGAGCGCCGGCAGGATTCCGGCCCGTCTCCGAGCAGACCGTGGTCCGCGATTCAGATCGGCATGAAAGATCCGGAGGCTATCGCGACGATGGGCGTCGCGAGGGCCAACGAAGGCGAGAGGACGACGACGATGACGACTATCGGGATCGCAAGAAGCGCCGCGGGGGATTCCTGAGTGAGATCTTCGACTTCGATTGA
- a CDS encoding MoaD/ThiS family protein → MVRVVLPHHLRNLARVGAEVTLEVGDPVTIRTVMEALEAAHPNLRGTIREHGSLKRRPFVRFFACAEDISFQDPELALPEAIVNGSEPFMVIGAIAGG, encoded by the coding sequence GTGGTCCGCGTCGTCCTACCCCACCACCTCCGCAACCTGGCTCGTGTTGGGGCCGAGGTGACCCTCGAAGTGGGTGATCCGGTGACGATCCGGACCGTCATGGAAGCGCTGGAGGCCGCCCATCCCAACCTTCGGGGGACAATTCGGGAGCATGGGTCGCTGAAGCGCAGGCCGTTCGTGAGGTTCTTTGCCTGTGCCGAGGACATCTCGTTTCAGGATCCGGAGTTGGCGCTTCCAGAGGCGATCGTGAACGGCAGCGAGCCGTTCATGGTGATCGGGGCGATTGCGGGAGGATAG
- a CDS encoding DNA alkylation repair protein, which produces MTAQQIISEIEPLGTEGYRRVLRNHGVPEPLLGVKIEELKKYEKAIKKDYQLALDLFDTGIYDAMYLAGLIADETKMTQDDLRSWQKKAGSSPVAEYAVAWVAAEGPHGWDLALEWIDSGDEDAAVVGWGTLSSVVAVREDSQLDINALKELLERVKTTIHDQPNRVRSKMNGFVISLGSYVSALTDEALKAGEEIGRVKVDMGKTACKVPFAPDYIRKVVSMGRIGKKRKSARC; this is translated from the coding sequence ATGACCGCACAGCAAATCATCTCGGAGATCGAGCCGCTCGGAACCGAGGGCTACCGTCGCGTGCTGCGCAACCACGGCGTGCCGGAGCCGCTCTTAGGCGTGAAGATCGAAGAACTCAAGAAGTACGAGAAGGCGATCAAGAAGGACTACCAACTCGCGCTCGACCTTTTCGACACGGGCATCTACGACGCCATGTATCTGGCCGGACTCATCGCGGACGAAACCAAGATGACCCAAGACGACCTGCGCTCCTGGCAGAAGAAAGCGGGAAGCTCACCGGTAGCCGAATATGCGGTCGCCTGGGTCGCGGCAGAGGGTCCGCACGGTTGGGATCTGGCTCTGGAGTGGATTGATTCGGGCGATGAGGATGCCGCAGTCGTGGGCTGGGGAACGCTGTCGAGTGTGGTTGCGGTGCGGGAGGACTCCCAGCTTGATATCAACGCCCTGAAAGAGCTGCTGGAGCGTGTGAAGACGACGATCCACGATCAGCCAAACCGCGTGCGCTCCAAGATGAACGGCTTTGTGATCTCGCTTGGCTCCTACGTGAGCGCGCTCACAGACGAGGCGCTGAAAGCCGGAGAGGAGATCGGCAGGGTGAAGGTGGACATGGGCAAGACCGCGTGCAAGGTCCCGTTTGCGCCGGACTACATCCGCAAGGTGGTCTCAATGGGCCGCATCGGCAAGAAGCGCAAATCGGCGAGGTGTTGA